The Cellulomonas sp. S1-8 genome has a window encoding:
- the rpmG gene encoding 50S ribosomal protein L33, with amino-acid sequence MASKSADVRPKITLACTECKERNYITKKNRRNNPDRLEMKKYCPRDNKHTVHRETR; translated from the coding sequence ATGGCCAGCAAGAGCGCGGACGTCCGCCCGAAGATCACACTCGCCTGCACGGAGTGCAAGGAGCGGAACTACATCACCAAGAAGAACCGGCGGAACAACCCCGACCGGCTCGAGATGAAGAAGTACTGCCCGCGGGACAACAAGCACACGGTGCACCGCGAGACCCGCTGA
- a CDS encoding sensor histidine kinase, with the protein MSTAAAAPPGRATVDRHGFWLRTLLMYDLVFVGMSTVYLIAVLTQADDLAEALVPATTMVVLTLAYALVGRRGAQRGSARLVDAYLVVLVVVVVVQVVNGDIGSVLLFLAFTQIWFFARTRVAGVVWATVLTVAITTGAVLRVQARGPQIAEIAAEYGAALLFAVVLGLWITQVAEQSEVRASLLEELSAAQDALAASHHEAGVVAERERLAAEIHDTLAQGFTSVVMLAQTATVELERGHADRAAARLAHIEDVARDNLAEARALVAAFAPPDLQDGTLADALARLAARFGAETGTHVEVVAAAADDVTGRDAQLVLLRVAQESLANVRRHAGASQVTLRLTRSGDEVVLEVADDGGGLRPGTPEGNGLRGMRARADAAGGALDVVGMPGGGTRVRVRVPAAVDAAATRPTATDGEAS; encoded by the coding sequence ATGAGCACCGCCGCCGCCGCGCCCCCCGGGCGCGCGACCGTGGACCGGCACGGGTTCTGGCTGCGCACGCTGCTGATGTACGACCTGGTGTTCGTCGGGATGTCGACGGTGTACCTGATCGCGGTGCTGACGCAGGCCGACGACCTCGCCGAGGCGCTGGTGCCGGCGACCACGATGGTGGTGCTGACGCTCGCGTACGCCCTGGTCGGGCGGCGCGGCGCGCAGCGCGGCAGCGCCCGGCTCGTGGACGCGTACCTCGTGGTCCTGGTCGTCGTCGTGGTCGTGCAGGTCGTGAACGGCGACATCGGCTCGGTCCTGCTCTTCCTCGCCTTCACGCAGATCTGGTTCTTCGCCCGCACCCGCGTCGCGGGCGTCGTGTGGGCGACGGTGCTGACGGTGGCCATCACGACCGGCGCGGTCCTGCGCGTGCAGGCGAGGGGCCCGCAGATCGCGGAGATCGCCGCGGAGTACGGCGCCGCGCTGCTCTTCGCCGTGGTCCTCGGGCTGTGGATCACGCAGGTCGCCGAGCAGAGCGAGGTGCGCGCCTCCCTGCTCGAGGAGCTGAGCGCCGCGCAGGACGCGCTCGCGGCCTCCCACCACGAGGCCGGCGTCGTCGCCGAGCGGGAACGGCTGGCCGCGGAGATCCACGACACGCTCGCCCAGGGGTTCACGTCGGTCGTGATGCTCGCGCAGACCGCGACGGTCGAGCTCGAGCGCGGGCACGCCGACCGCGCGGCCGCGCGGCTGGCGCACATCGAGGACGTCGCGCGGGACAACCTGGCGGAGGCGCGTGCGCTCGTCGCGGCGTTCGCCCCGCCCGACCTGCAGGACGGCACCCTGGCCGACGCCCTGGCGCGCCTGGCGGCGCGGTTCGGGGCGGAGACCGGGACGCACGTGGAGGTCGTCGCCGCGGCCGCGGACGACGTGACCGGACGCGATGCGCAGCTCGTGCTGCTGCGGGTCGCGCAGGAGTCCCTGGCGAACGTCCGCCGGCACGCGGGCGCGTCGCAGGTCACGTTGCGCCTGACGCGGTCCGGCGACGAGGTCGTGCTCGAGGTCGCCGACGACGGCGGCGGGCTGCGGCCCGGCACACCGGAGGGCAACGGGCTGCGCGGCATGCGGGCCCGCGCCGACGCCGCAGGGGGTGCGCTCGACGTGGTGGGGATGCCGGGCGGAGGCACGCGGGTGCGGGTCCGGGTACCGGCCGCCGTGGACGCCGCTGCGACGCGCCCCACCGCCACCGACGGGGAGGCGTCGTGA
- a CDS encoding adenosine deaminase, which produces MRDLSLLPKAHLHLHFTGSMRVATLAELAEQHRIRLPSVLLDDDPLRVPAGERGWFRFQRLYDAARACVRSEADMRRIVAEAAADDAAEGSGRLEIQVDPTSYAPFVGGLTPALEIVLDEARTAQAATGVEIGVVVAASRMRHPLDARTLARLAARHAGDGPGQVVGFGLSNDERRGTTADFAGAFAIARQAGLLSVPHGGELLGPAHVEEVLDHLQPDRLGHGVRCGEDPRVLDRVVERDVPLEVCPASNVSLGVYAGPADVPLRALVDAGARLALGADDPLLFRSRLVDQYRIAREDLGFTDAELADLARASVTASAASPATRARLLAGVDAWLAAEPAAA; this is translated from the coding sequence ATGCGCGACCTGAGCCTGCTCCCCAAGGCACACCTGCACCTGCACTTCACGGGCTCGATGCGGGTAGCGACGCTCGCCGAGCTGGCGGAGCAGCACCGCATCCGGCTGCCCTCGGTGCTGCTCGACGACGATCCCCTGCGGGTGCCCGCGGGCGAGCGCGGCTGGTTCCGCTTCCAGCGGCTGTACGACGCGGCGCGCGCGTGCGTGCGCTCCGAGGCGGACATGCGGCGCATCGTCGCGGAGGCCGCTGCCGACGACGCCGCCGAGGGGTCGGGGCGCCTGGAGATCCAGGTGGACCCCACCTCGTACGCGCCGTTCGTCGGTGGTCTGACGCCCGCGCTCGAGATCGTCCTGGACGAGGCGCGCACCGCGCAGGCGGCCACGGGCGTCGAGATCGGCGTCGTCGTCGCCGCGTCGCGCATGCGGCACCCCCTGGACGCGCGGACGCTCGCCCGGCTCGCCGCCCGGCACGCCGGCGACGGGCCGGGGCAGGTCGTCGGGTTCGGCCTCTCGAACGACGAGCGGCGCGGCACGACCGCCGACTTCGCCGGGGCGTTCGCGATCGCGCGGCAGGCCGGGCTGCTGAGCGTGCCGCACGGCGGGGAGCTGCTGGGACCCGCGCACGTCGAGGAGGTCCTCGACCACCTGCAGCCCGACCGCCTGGGGCACGGCGTGCGCTGCGGCGAGGACCCGCGCGTGCTGGACCGGGTCGTCGAGCGCGACGTCCCGCTCGAGGTGTGCCCGGCGTCGAACGTGTCGCTCGGCGTGTACGCCGGGCCGGCGGACGTGCCGCTGCGCGCCCTGGTCGACGCGGGTGCGCGCCTCGCGCTCGGCGCGGACGACCCGCTGCTGTTCCGGTCCCGTCTGGTCGACCAGTACCGCATCGCGCGGGAGGACCTCGGTTTCACGGACGCGGAGCTCGCGGATCTTGCCCGGGCGTCCGTGACCGCGAGCGCGGCGTCACCGGCGACGCGTGCGCGTCTGCTGGCCGGGGTGGACGCGTGGCTCGCGGCGGAGCCTGCCGCGGCCTGA
- a CDS encoding alpha/beta hydrolase encodes MFVAFPTTEEETSAYLTSADALGRACSTTGAPLSASMSTAEVARDLDVLRRAAGDERLSYLGFSYGSVLGQVYANLFPDRFRALAIDGVVDPWAWAGTRRTEGTPVTDRIGSGAAGWRAMQEVLDRCEAAGPDVCRTAGLGAPRAVWAQVTDGLRAAPAPLIDPESGTLLGVLTWPDVLSVVLGELYSPVGAARVDVVVWAVHQLQLPDTPENAPSRAQASRELLALFDVPPEVAAEAERRFLALSAVFGRDTSYENGFESFSGVVCADARGPRRGEAWIGAAQASEAVAPGFGPRWTWGSPQCATRSWTAQDEDVYRGPFDARTVAPVLVVGNLWDPATPYEGALAAARELPNSRLLSSDSWGHVAFGTSACATDTVGRYLLTGEVPAEGTTCVGDAQPFVEQPQSRTAQTPRMLPPVVPPVPGATPRAS; translated from the coding sequence ATGTTCGTCGCCTTCCCGACGACCGAGGAGGAGACGTCCGCGTACCTCACCTCGGCGGACGCGCTCGGCCGGGCCTGCTCGACGACGGGTGCACCGCTCAGCGCGTCGATGTCCACGGCCGAGGTGGCGCGGGACCTGGACGTGCTGCGCCGCGCCGCCGGTGACGAGCGGCTCAGCTACCTCGGCTTCTCCTACGGCAGCGTGCTGGGCCAGGTGTACGCGAACCTGTTCCCGGACCGGTTCCGGGCCCTGGCGATCGACGGCGTGGTCGACCCGTGGGCGTGGGCGGGGACCAGGCGCACGGAGGGAACCCCCGTGACGGACCGGATCGGGTCCGGCGCGGCCGGTTGGCGCGCGATGCAGGAGGTGCTCGACCGGTGCGAGGCGGCCGGTCCCGACGTCTGCCGGACGGCGGGGCTGGGGGCGCCGCGTGCGGTCTGGGCCCAGGTGACCGACGGTCTGCGCGCCGCCCCGGCGCCCCTGATCGACCCCGAGAGCGGGACCCTCCTCGGCGTGCTGACGTGGCCGGACGTGCTCTCGGTGGTGCTCGGCGAGCTCTACTCGCCCGTCGGCGCGGCCCGGGTCGACGTGGTCGTCTGGGCGGTCCACCAGCTCCAGCTGCCCGACACGCCCGAGAACGCGCCGTCGCGGGCGCAGGCCTCGCGCGAGCTCCTCGCCCTGTTCGACGTGCCGCCCGAGGTCGCGGCCGAGGCCGAGCGCCGGTTCCTCGCCCTGTCCGCGGTCTTCGGCCGGGACACGTCGTACGAGAACGGGTTCGAGTCGTTCTCCGGTGTCGTGTGCGCCGATGCGCGCGGGCCGCGTCGCGGGGAGGCGTGGATCGGTGCCGCCCAGGCCTCGGAGGCCGTCGCCCCCGGGTTCGGGCCGCGGTGGACGTGGGGGTCGCCGCAGTGCGCGACGCGCTCCTGGACCGCACAGGACGAGGACGTGTACCGCGGACCGTTCGACGCGCGGACCGTCGCACCCGTCCTGGTCGTCGGCAACCTCTGGGACCCGGCCACGCCGTACGAGGGCGCGCTGGCTGCGGCCAGGGAGCTGCCGAACAGCCGGCTGCTGTCGTCGGACAGCTGGGGCCACGTCGCGTTCGGCACGTCCGCCTGCGCGACCGACACCGTGGGCCGGTACCTGCTGACCGGTGAGGTCCCGGCGGAGGGAACGACGTGCGTCGGCGACGCGCAGCCGTTCGTCGAGCAGCCGCAGTCCCGCACCGCGCAGACCCCGCGCATGCTGCCGCCGGTCGTCCCGCCGGTCCCGGGCGCGACGCCGCGCGCGTCGTGA
- a CDS encoding MaoC/PaaZ C-terminal domain-containing protein, with translation MSAPADRPVLADRPVLADLAVGQEVARRTITVDRARLVRYAGASGDFNPIHWNERVATSVGLPGVIAHGMWTMGAVAAVVVDWAGDPGAVVDYQTRFTRPVPVPDPGEASVDVVAVVGALDTDARTARIDLTVSVEGARVLGKAHAVVRLG, from the coding sequence GTGAGCGCCCCCGCCGACCGTCCGGTGCTCGCCGACCGTCCCGTGCTCGCGGACCTCGCGGTCGGCCAGGAGGTCGCCCGCCGCACGATCACGGTCGACCGGGCACGCCTGGTGCGGTACGCCGGGGCGTCCGGCGACTTCAACCCCATCCACTGGAACGAGCGCGTCGCGACGTCGGTGGGCCTGCCTGGCGTCATCGCGCACGGCATGTGGACGATGGGCGCGGTCGCAGCGGTCGTCGTCGACTGGGCGGGTGACCCGGGCGCGGTCGTGGACTACCAGACCCGCTTCACGCGCCCCGTCCCCGTGCCCGACCCCGGGGAGGCGTCCGTGGACGTCGTCGCGGTCGTCGGTGCGCTCGACACCGACGCGCGGACCGCGCGCATCGACCTGACGGTGAGCGTCGAGGGTGCGCGCGTGCTGGGCAAGGCGCACGCGGTCGTCCGCCTCGGCTGA
- a CDS encoding YajQ family cyclic di-GMP-binding protein, with product MASESSFDVVSKVDRQEVDNALNQAAKEIAQRYDFKGVGASIAWSGESILMVANSAERVLAVLDVFQTKLIRRGISLKSLDTGESEPQPSGKEYRLAGTIQEGLSSEIAKKLAKIVRDEAPKGVKTQIQGDELRVTAKSRDDLQAVIALLKGADVDAALQFVNYR from the coding sequence ATGGCGAGCGAGTCGTCGTTCGACGTCGTCAGCAAGGTCGACCGTCAGGAGGTCGACAACGCCCTGAACCAGGCCGCGAAGGAGATCGCGCAGCGCTACGACTTCAAGGGCGTCGGTGCCTCCATCGCGTGGAGCGGCGAGAGCATCCTGATGGTCGCCAACTCCGCCGAGCGCGTGCTCGCGGTGCTCGACGTGTTCCAGACCAAGCTCATCCGGCGGGGCATCTCGCTGAAGTCGCTCGACACCGGTGAGAGCGAGCCCCAGCCGTCCGGCAAGGAGTACCGCCTCGCCGGCACGATCCAGGAGGGCCTGAGCAGCGAGATCGCCAAGAAGCTCGCCAAGATCGTGCGCGACGAGGCCCCCAAGGGCGTCAAGACGCAGATCCAGGGCGACGAGCTGCGGGTGACGGCCAAGAGCCGCGACGACCTGCAGGCCGTGATCGCGCTGCTCAAGGGCGCCGACGTGGACGCGGCCCTGCAGTTCGTCAACTACCGGTAG
- a CDS encoding sensor histidine kinase codes for MRNGPASGRALGVPSEAPRATTSRVTVRGRLMTAVVALTAAAMTVAGVTGLALQLRATDARIDDSLSRAVTALRSTQAEGQVQPDGSRGPWTSVQAMLREAVEARVPAEHEGMLSMIDGTFDLRPADETRAIRLDTDEELMAWLGGLTPDDPLSDVPRTVRTSVTEYRLVAVPVSLEADPGVAGMFVVASDRTAQNAGVWRIFATYSLVGLVALAVTSLVAWFVVGRMLRPVRVLRDTVRRVTESDLSERIAVRGKDDLSDLAASVNSMLARLEGAFGSQRELLDDVGHELRTLTIVRGHLELLDPGDESDVRATQSLALDELDRMQRLVDDLVTLATADRPDFVRRAPVDVGRLTDDVLEKARGLGERRFVVVSRADVMADVDAQRVTQAWLQLLANAVRFSAPGSTVRLGSEVSAGRLLVWVRDEGPGVPRDEETRIFERFHRGQADRVQHGAGLGLPIVAAIAAAHGGRVFLEHPPPGAGPGVGFVLDLPAVGLVDGESESLELVEPRR; via the coding sequence ATGCGGAACGGGCCGGCGTCGGGACGGGCGCTCGGCGTGCCCTCCGAGGCGCCGCGGGCCACGACCTCGCGCGTCACCGTCCGGGGCCGGCTCATGACGGCCGTGGTCGCGCTGACCGCGGCGGCGATGACGGTGGCCGGGGTCACTGGGCTCGCGCTGCAGCTGCGCGCGACCGACGCCCGCATCGACGACTCGCTGAGCCGCGCCGTCACCGCGTTGCGCAGCACCCAGGCGGAGGGTCAGGTGCAGCCCGACGGGTCGCGCGGCCCGTGGACCTCCGTGCAGGCGATGCTGCGCGAGGCGGTCGAGGCGCGCGTGCCGGCCGAGCACGAGGGCATGCTCTCGATGATCGACGGCACGTTCGACCTGCGGCCTGCGGACGAGACGCGCGCGATCCGCCTGGACACCGACGAGGAGCTCATGGCGTGGCTCGGCGGGCTCACGCCCGACGACCCGCTCTCCGACGTCCCGCGCACGGTGCGCACGTCCGTGACCGAGTACCGCCTCGTCGCCGTCCCGGTGAGCCTCGAGGCCGATCCCGGCGTCGCGGGCATGTTCGTCGTCGCCTCCGACCGGACCGCGCAGAACGCGGGCGTGTGGCGGATCTTCGCCACCTACTCCCTGGTGGGGCTGGTGGCGCTGGCGGTGACGTCGCTCGTGGCGTGGTTCGTCGTCGGGCGGATGCTGCGCCCCGTCCGGGTGCTGCGCGACACCGTGCGCCGCGTCACCGAGTCGGACCTCTCCGAGCGCATCGCCGTCCGCGGCAAGGACGACCTGTCCGACCTCGCGGCCTCCGTGAACTCCATGCTCGCGCGTCTCGAGGGCGCCTTCGGGTCGCAGCGCGAGCTGCTGGACGACGTGGGCCACGAGCTGCGCACCCTGACGATCGTGCGCGGCCACCTCGAGCTGCTCGACCCGGGCGACGAGTCCGACGTGCGCGCGACGCAGTCCCTCGCGCTCGACGAGCTGGACCGCATGCAGCGCCTGGTCGACGACCTCGTGACGCTCGCGACGGCCGACCGCCCCGACTTCGTGCGGCGGGCGCCCGTCGACGTCGGACGCCTCACCGACGACGTGCTGGAGAAGGCCCGCGGGCTGGGCGAGCGCCGGTTCGTCGTCGTGTCGCGCGCGGACGTCATGGCGGACGTCGACGCGCAGCGCGTCACGCAGGCCTGGCTGCAGCTGCTGGCCAACGCGGTGCGCTTCTCGGCTCCGGGGTCGACCGTGCGCCTGGGCAGCGAGGTGTCCGCCGGCCGCCTGCTCGTCTGGGTGCGCGACGAGGGCCCGGGCGTGCCACGCGACGAGGAGACGCGGATCTTCGAGCGCTTCCACCGCGGGCAGGCCGACCGCGTCCAGCACGGTGCGGGCCTCGGCCTGCCGATCGTCGCGGCCATCGCGGCCGCGCACGGGGGACGCGTGTTCCTCGAGCATCCCCCGCCCGGCGCCGGTCCCGGCGTCGGTTTCGTCCTCGACCTGCCCGCCGTCGGCCTCGTCGACGGCGAGTCCGAGTCCCTCGAGCTCGTGGAGCCCCGCAGATGA
- a CDS encoding response regulator transcription factor: MTHILIAEDEERIAAFVAKGLRAHGYEATAVLTGEAALERVETGGVDLLVLDLGLGDMDGFDVLRFLRAEGYELPVIVLTARSSVTDTVTGLESGADDYMAKPFRFEELLARIRLRLRSQPAATAARGNVLVHGRLQLDLRTRRMKVDEVEVDLSAREFALAETFMRNPGDVLTRERLLSEVWGYDFDPGSNVVDVYVRYLRRKLGAEHFDTIRGVGYRLVDAPA, translated from the coding sequence ATGACGCACATCCTGATCGCCGAGGACGAGGAGCGCATCGCCGCCTTCGTCGCCAAGGGCCTGCGCGCCCACGGGTACGAGGCGACCGCCGTCCTGACCGGTGAGGCGGCGCTCGAGCGCGTCGAGACCGGTGGTGTCGACCTGCTCGTGCTCGACCTGGGCCTGGGCGACATGGACGGCTTCGACGTGCTGCGGTTCCTGCGCGCCGAGGGCTACGAGCTGCCCGTGATCGTCCTGACGGCACGCTCGTCCGTGACCGACACGGTCACGGGCCTGGAGTCCGGCGCCGACGACTACATGGCCAAGCCGTTCCGCTTCGAGGAGCTGCTGGCCCGCATCCGGCTGCGGCTGCGCAGCCAGCCGGCGGCGACCGCCGCACGCGGCAACGTGCTGGTGCACGGGCGGCTGCAGCTCGACCTGCGCACGCGGCGCATGAAGGTCGACGAGGTCGAGGTCGACCTGTCGGCGCGGGAGTTCGCGCTCGCGGAGACCTTCATGCGCAACCCCGGGGACGTGCTGACGCGCGAGCGGCTGCTGTCCGAGGTGTGGGGCTACGACTTCGACCCGGGCTCGAACGTCGTCGACGTGTACGTGCGGTACCTGCGGCGCAAGCTCGGCGCGGAGCACTTCGACACGATCCGCGGCGTCGGCTACCGCCTGGTGGACGCGCCCGCGTGA
- a CDS encoding MFS transporter, giving the protein MSSVDVRHAPGAREVRLASAAVFAVFLLSGVNFASWAARLPAVRDALDLTPERMGVLLLIGAFGSLFSLPLSGMVVERLGARRTVLGFAILNALGFASAALGVAAGQVVLVGAGLVLAGIGAGVWDAAMNIEGAVVEQRLGRTIMPRFHAGFSFGTMAAAGVAAGAAALHVPVQVHLPVVVALSSVAVAVAVRSFLAEPEPHRAPHDADPHDADRHDADRTATPSAARRGAHAALGAWLEPRTLLIGLVVLSAALTEGAANDWVSLAVVDGFGTGHATGAIGFGLFVTAMTAMRLFGTPLLDRYGRVAVLRLCAGLAAVGLLVFGLADQLWLALVGVAAWGMGAALGFPVGMSAAADDPLRAAPRVAVVSTIGYSAFLAGPPLLGLLAEHVGYRHALLAILVPVVLGLLVMSAVRPLPRTGAPAGAPLPAD; this is encoded by the coding sequence ATGAGCAGCGTGGACGTCCGTCACGCGCCAGGCGCGCGCGAGGTCCGGCTCGCCTCGGCCGCCGTGTTCGCGGTCTTCCTTCTCTCGGGCGTGAACTTCGCCTCCTGGGCGGCCCGGCTGCCGGCCGTGCGGGACGCGCTCGACCTGACCCCCGAGCGCATGGGCGTGCTGCTGCTCATCGGCGCCTTCGGGTCGTTGTTCTCGCTGCCGCTGTCCGGCATGGTCGTCGAGCGGCTCGGCGCGCGTCGGACCGTGCTCGGCTTCGCGATCCTCAACGCGCTCGGCTTCGCGTCCGCCGCGCTCGGTGTCGCTGCAGGCCAGGTCGTGCTGGTCGGCGCGGGCCTGGTGCTCGCCGGGATCGGCGCCGGCGTGTGGGACGCCGCGATGAACATCGAGGGCGCGGTCGTGGAGCAGCGGCTCGGTCGCACGATCATGCCGCGGTTCCACGCCGGATTCTCGTTCGGCACCATGGCCGCCGCCGGGGTCGCCGCGGGCGCCGCCGCCCTGCACGTCCCCGTGCAGGTGCACCTGCCCGTGGTGGTCGCCCTGTCGTCCGTCGCCGTCGCGGTGGCCGTGCGATCCTTCCTCGCGGAGCCCGAGCCGCACCGCGCGCCGCACGACGCCGACCCGCACGACGCCGACCGGCACGACGCCGACCGCACGGCCACGCCGTCCGCCGCACGTCGCGGCGCGCACGCGGCGCTCGGCGCCTGGCTCGAGCCGCGGACGCTGCTCATCGGCCTGGTCGTGCTCTCGGCCGCGCTCACCGAGGGCGCCGCGAACGACTGGGTGAGCCTGGCGGTGGTCGACGGCTTCGGCACGGGGCACGCGACCGGTGCCATCGGCTTCGGGCTGTTCGTCACCGCGATGACCGCGATGCGGCTCTTCGGCACCCCGCTGCTCGACCGGTACGGCCGCGTGGCGGTGCTGCGCCTGTGCGCCGGTCTGGCGGCCGTCGGGTTGCTGGTGTTCGGCCTCGCCGACCAGCTGTGGCTCGCCCTCGTCGGCGTCGCTGCCTGGGGCATGGGCGCCGCGCTCGGCTTCCCCGTCGGCATGAGCGCCGCGGCCGACGACCCGCTGCGCGCCGCGCCGCGCGTCGCCGTCGTGTCGACCATCGGCTACTCCGCGTTCCTGGCCGGCCCGCCGCTGCTGGGCCTGCTCGCCGAGCACGTCGGCTACCGGCACGCGCTGCTGGCGATCCTCGTGCCCGTCGTGCTGGGGCTGCTGGTGATGTCCGCCGTGCGCCCCCTGCCGCGGACGGGCGCCCCCGCGGGCGCACCGCTCCCCGCGGACTAG
- a CDS encoding FAS1-like dehydratase domain-containing protein gives MPVDITFAGRAYPPGDVYVVSREKLREFAEATGATHPAHTDVDAARALGHPDVVAPPTFAVVVAQRTEAQYVQDPAAGIDFSRVVHADERFTHHRPIHAGDRLRTALHVDAVTQRAGLSMVTTRCEIADEDGTPVATVLSMLAVRPEEDA, from the coding sequence GTGCCGGTCGACATCACCTTCGCCGGGCGGGCCTACCCGCCCGGCGACGTGTACGTGGTCTCCCGCGAGAAGCTGCGCGAGTTCGCCGAGGCGACGGGTGCCACGCACCCCGCGCACACGGACGTCGACGCGGCACGTGCGCTCGGCCACCCCGACGTGGTCGCGCCGCCGACGTTCGCCGTCGTCGTCGCCCAGCGCACCGAGGCGCAGTACGTCCAGGACCCGGCAGCCGGCATCGACTTCAGCCGTGTCGTGCACGCCGACGAGCGGTTCACGCACCACCGGCCCATCCACGCCGGTGACCGCCTGCGCACCGCGCTGCACGTCGACGCGGTCACGCAGCGTGCCGGGCTGTCGATGGTCACGACCCGGTGCGAGATCGCGGACGAGGACGGCACGCCCGTCGCGACGGTCCTGTCGATGCTCGCCGTGCGGCCGGAGGAGGACGCGTGA
- a CDS encoding LacI family DNA-binding transcriptional regulator, translating to MSAQRTTLADVAASAGVSVSTASLAFSGSGPIADATRTRVLDAARALSYAGPNPLGRQLRRGRSGIVGVIMGDALRRAFRDPVAVQVLDGLTTTLGPLGLGVLLVPGPDDSTQPAVDPLLGTAAMDVAVQMWGGTTDDPVLEMLRRRNTPAVLVEGTPQPDVAAIGIDDHGGMTELTRYLLDLGHTRIATVTLPFDRDRGEGAADPARIAAISWEITRRRLAGVTDAGVTPTVVYETPASLVENGAAAGRVLLQGADRPTAIVCQSDLLASGVVLAARELGLRVPQDVSVAGFDGLDLPWLAPDVLTTVAQPLAEKGAAIGEAVAELLAGRMPEPRVLPVQLRVGTTTGPPHA from the coding sequence CTGTCCGCGCAGCGCACCACCCTCGCCGACGTCGCTGCGAGCGCAGGTGTGTCCGTGTCGACCGCGTCGCTCGCGTTCTCCGGCTCCGGACCCATCGCCGACGCCACCCGGACCCGGGTGCTGGACGCCGCCCGCGCGCTGAGCTACGCCGGTCCCAACCCGCTCGGGCGACAGCTGCGCCGCGGCCGGTCCGGCATCGTCGGCGTGATCATGGGCGACGCGCTGCGCCGCGCGTTCCGCGACCCGGTGGCCGTGCAGGTGCTCGACGGGCTCACCACGACGCTCGGCCCGCTCGGCCTGGGCGTCCTGCTGGTCCCCGGGCCCGACGACTCGACCCAGCCCGCCGTCGACCCGCTGCTCGGCACCGCCGCGATGGACGTCGCCGTGCAGATGTGGGGAGGCACCACCGACGACCCCGTCCTGGAGATGCTGCGGCGCCGCAACACCCCCGCGGTGCTCGTCGAGGGCACACCGCAGCCCGACGTCGCGGCGATCGGCATCGACGACCACGGCGGCATGACGGAGCTCACCCGGTACCTCCTCGACCTGGGCCACACCCGCATCGCGACCGTCACCCTGCCGTTCGACCGGGACCGGGGCGAGGGCGCCGCCGACCCGGCGCGCATCGCCGCCATCTCGTGGGAGATCACCCGGCGACGCCTGGCCGGCGTCACCGACGCCGGGGTGACGCCCACGGTCGTGTACGAGACCCCGGCGTCGCTGGTGGAGAACGGCGCCGCGGCGGGCCGGGTGCTGCTGCAGGGCGCCGACCGTCCCACGGCGATCGTGTGCCAGTCCGACCTGCTCGCGTCCGGCGTCGTGCTCGCCGCCCGCGAGCTGGGCCTGCGGGTGCCGCAGGACGTGTCCGTCGCCGGCTTCGACGGCCTGGACCTGCCGTGGCTCGCACCCGACGTCCTGACGACCGTCGCCCAGCCGCTCGCCGAGAAGGGCGCCGCCATCGGCGAGGCCGTCGCGGAGCTGCTCGCCGGCCGCATGCCGGAACCGCGGGTCCTGCCGGTGCAGCTGCGCGTGGGGACGACGACCGGCCCGCCGCACGCCTGA
- a CDS encoding response regulator, with amino-acid sequence MTVRVVVADDHPVVRAGIVALLDLEPDLEVVGEAGDGEQAVALAAALRPDLVLMDLRMPGTDGADATARIVAEVPGVHVLVLTTYETDTDILRAVEAGATGYLLKDTPRDQLVAGVRAAARGESALSPSVARRLVQQVRGDGGDRLTPRERQVLAGVARGLSNAAVGRELFITEATVKTHLLRAFAKLGVDDRTRAVTVAIERGILPGA; translated from the coding sequence GTGACCGTGCGCGTCGTCGTCGCCGACGACCACCCGGTCGTCCGGGCGGGGATCGTGGCCCTGCTCGACCTCGAGCCGGACCTCGAGGTCGTCGGGGAGGCCGGCGACGGGGAGCAGGCCGTCGCGCTCGCCGCGGCGCTGCGCCCCGACCTCGTCCTCATGGACCTGCGGATGCCGGGCACCGACGGCGCGGACGCGACGGCCCGCATCGTCGCGGAGGTGCCGGGCGTGCACGTGCTGGTCCTGACGACGTACGAGACGGACACCGACATCCTGCGGGCGGTCGAGGCGGGTGCGACCGGCTACCTGCTCAAGGACACGCCGCGCGACCAGCTCGTCGCAGGGGTGCGCGCCGCCGCACGTGGTGAGTCGGCGCTGTCGCCGTCGGTGGCCCGCCGGCTCGTGCAGCAGGTGCGCGGCGACGGTGGCGACCGCCTCACACCCCGCGAGCGACAGGTCCTCGCGGGCGTCGCGCGGGGGCTGTCCAACGCCGCGGTGGGTCGCGAGCTGTTCATCACCGAGGCGACCGTGAAGACGCACCTGCTGCGGGCGTTCGCCAAGCTCGGCGTCGACGACCGCACCCGCGCCGTCACCGTCGCGATCGAGCGCGGGATCCTGCCCGGCGCGTGA